The DNA region GCCCGGGCACGAACGGTTCCAACGGACCGGTGAACCTCACACGATCCGGATCAAGATTTCCCATAGCCGAACTCCCTCCAATAGTGGAGAGTCCAGCGTCCACCACGACCCCGGATTATGCCGACCTCACCGCGCCCAACACGCCCCTGAACAGGGACAACGCGAACCACATCGGCATAACCAGGACGTCGGCATAATCCCTTCCACGTGGTCCGCCTGGCTGGCGACGCTCTCGATCAATGCAGCAGGCGCGTCCAGCAGCAACTCCATGGCCATCGGGGCCGCGCGGGCGATTCCCTGTACGTCTCACGCAGGACACTGCACACCGGGCTCGCGCTCCTCACCGGCCGCCAATGGAACCGGCTCGACCGACTGTTCGACGTCGACGAGGACGCCCAAGTTGAGGTGATGCGGGCTGTGTACCAGCGCATGATCACCGCCTACCGCGACCCCGACCGCACCACCGGTCGCCGCGAGCTCACGACGCACCGGCGTGCCGACTGCGCTGGTCGAGCTAGGCCGACTCGGCCGGACCCTGAACGCTCGCTCGCACGACATCCTGGCGGCCCTCGACCGGACCGGGACATCGAACGGACCGACAGAAGCGATCAACGGGCGCCTCGAATACCTCTGCGGCTCCGCCCTCGGCTTCCGCAACCTCGCCAACTACGTAGCCCGCAGCATCCTCGAGACCGGAGATTTCAGACCACTCCGACACCCCTAACTGCGAAGAGCCAATTTCACGCTCGGACGTCGTGGCATCGCGTCAGCGAGTGCCTGCCGGGGCCAGCAAATCCAGCCCGTCGTTGTCGACCAACTGGAGGGCGAGTCTCCTCGCAACCGAGGTGCTCGTTGGTCGCGTTCGACTAGACCAGGGAGGTGCTCTGCTGTGCTGGCGCGCCACCCTTGGTCCGCCGCATAGCAATGAGCACCGCGCCGCCCAAACACGCACCAAGCGCGGCACCTGAACTATTGAGGATCACGTCGTTGATGTCGGCCACGCGGTTCATGGTCGATTGCGTCAGCTCGATCGAGGTCGAGAGGGCGGCTGCGAGCAGCCAGGCGAGCGCCACCCGCTTCACGAGCTGGCTGTGCAGCAACCACACAGTGACCACGCCCAACGGCACGTAGAGGGCGATATTTCCGTAGAAGTTCGCCGATGCATCCGGCGTCGCGTGTGGCCCTGCTGCGTGCCATAGCCCCTTGAAGGGGGCCAGGATCACCTCTCGGCCGGTGCCCGCTGGCGGTTGGTCGCCAATGCGGAAGGCCAGCGTGGCGATGATGATCCCGCCCACGCTCAGGCCGAGGCCGGTCCACAGCCAGCCTCGAGGGCCGTGCAACCAGCCGCGCCGCTTCGCAATCAGCGCGAGCGTCACCAGGACGGCCGCCACCAGGGTAATGGTGAATTGCGCGCTCGGCATGGGGCTGATGAGGCGGCGCAAGAACGCCACGATCCTGTCCCATGGCATGTAGATCCCCTTCGCTGTTGCGCTCAGGCTAGATCATGCTCAGGCTAGATCACGCCCAGGCGACGGCTACGCGAGGGTGACGGTGACCTCGTGCTTTCCGGGCGCGGAGGCGTTCACCTTGGTGGTCTTGTCGTTCGCGGTCACCGAGTACTCGCCGGCTATCCCGTCAATCACGACGCACCCCGCGTCGTCCGTGACGACGGTGGTGGGCTTCATCCACCATTCGCCCTTGATGAGTTCCTGGAGTGCGACGTAGGAGGGCTTGGGGGTGCCGTCGACGCGCACGAGCCCTGAGGGTGCGCCGAGCCATGAGCCCTCGTCGGCGAAACCCCAGTAGGTGAGCGACTCGGTCGCTGGGTGAGCGAAGACGTTGCGGTAGTGGCTCACCATTTCTTGGGCCTGGCGCTCCTCGCCCTCGGGCGTCGAGGGCCACGATTCCACCTGGTAGTCGTTGAGATCGACGATGTCGGCAGGCATGATCTCGCCGGAGACCAGCGTGGTCTCCGTCATCTGGACGGGCAGACCGAAGCGGCCGAACCGGTCCAGGATGGACGTGATCGCGTCCTCCCCGCGGTAGCCCTGGTGCATGTGGGTCTGCACGCCGATCGCATCGATTTGAATGCCGGCCTCGAGGCACCGCTCGATGAGGTTCTCGTAGTCGGCGCTCAGGTCGAAGTCGTTGAGCACCAGCCTCGCCGAGGGGTTGGCCGCGTGTGCCTCCTCGAACGCCATGCGCACCATCTCGAGCTGGCCCTTGGAGAGCGCCAGCCTGGTCACGGCGTTCTCCTCCGCCGTGAACACGGGCAGGATGACCGCCTCGTTGATCGCGTCCCACAGGTCGATCACGCCCGCGAAGGCCGTGACGTCGCGGCGAATCCTGGCACGGATGGCCGCCTCTACGTCGGCATCGGACTTGTCCATCAGCCACTGTGGCGCGAGCGTGTGCCACACGAGCGGGTGCCCCTTGATGGTGGTGCCTCGCTCGGCGAAGTAGCGGGCGGTCGCCATCAGGCGGTCGGTATTGGGGTGGCCCTCCGCGGGCTCGAAGCGACGCCAATAGAACGGCAGCGTGACGGTGTTGTAGAGCCCGAACCACAGGGGCTCAAGTGTGGTCGCACGTGACGGCTTGGCGCCCCCAAAGATGCTCTCAGCGTCGGCGTCGGTCTCACCGTTAGCGGATCCGATGAAGTCGAAGCCGGTGTTGCCAAAGCCGAAGGCGTGACGCGTCTGCTCAACGGTGACCTCGCGACCGGCCAGCGGGACGCCGGCGGCGTCGAGGACGGTAACGGTCGTGGAGGTGGTGCGGTGCGCGTACTGGGAGGCGACGGCGTGCGCTGCTCTTTTGGGCGCGGCGTTCATGTGGGTGCTCCTGTGCCCGTGCGGGGCGGTGCGTCGGCGTTAGAAAACGATATCGAACCCACTGTAGCGCGGCGGGAGTTCCCGCGTTACACGTCCTCGTCGACGCGGTCCAATAGCGTCTCAACGAGAGCGTTCAGCGCCGCGGATTCCACGAGGAAGCCATCGTGGCC from Demequina lutea includes:
- a CDS encoding endo-1,4-beta-xylanase, whose protein sequence is MNAAPKRAAHAVASQYAHRTTSTTVTVLDAAGVPLAGREVTVEQTRHAFGFGNTGFDFIGSANGETDADAESIFGGAKPSRATTLEPLWFGLYNTVTLPFYWRRFEPAEGHPNTDRLMATARYFAERGTTIKGHPLVWHTLAPQWLMDKSDADVEAAIRARIRRDVTAFAGVIDLWDAINEAVILPVFTAEENAVTRLALSKGQLEMVRMAFEEAHAANPSARLVLNDFDLSADYENLIERCLEAGIQIDAIGVQTHMHQGYRGEDAITSILDRFGRFGLPVQMTETTLVSGEIMPADIVDLNDYQVESWPSTPEGEERQAQEMVSHYRNVFAHPATESLTYWGFADEGSWLGAPSGLVRVDGTPKPSYVALQELIKGEWWMKPTTVVTDDAGCVVIDGIAGEYSVTANDKTTKVNASAPGKHEVTVTLA
- a CDS encoding VanZ family protein — its product is MPWDRIVAFLRRLISPMPSAQFTITLVAAVLVTLALIAKRRGWLHGPRGWLWTGLGLSVGGIIIATLAFRIGDQPPAGTGREVILAPFKGLWHAAGPHATPDASANFYGNIALYVPLGVVTVWLLHSQLVKRVALAWLLAAALSTSIELTQSTMNRVADINDVILNSSGAALGACLGGAVLIAMRRTKGGAPAQQSTSLV